In Cuculus canorus isolate bCucCan1 chromosome 9, bCucCan1.pri, whole genome shotgun sequence, the following are encoded in one genomic region:
- the GRK7 gene encoding rhodopsin kinase GRK7, with protein MCDMGGLDNLIANTAYLQARKSGDGDTKEMQKRRRSLSLPKIDQCGDIRQSIAADYESICEQQPIGKKFFRDFLETVPEHLVARDFLDEVSNWELAEDNAKSSVMENMITNFLKAGSKSYLAYMSSDLASKCEAAMAKDYENVVQLAKEETKRFLQGKPFADFQTSPFYDKFVQWKVFEKQPVTDKYFYEFRVLGKGGFGEVCAIQVKNTGKMYACKKLDKKRLKKKGGEKMALLEKEILEKVNSPFIVTLAYAYESKSHLCLVMSLMNGGDLKYHIYNVGKRGLEMNRVIYYSAQITCGILHLHSIKIVYRDMKPENVLLDDNGNCRLSDLGLAVQVKEGKSITQRAGTNGYMAPEILKEENYSYPVDWFAMGCSIYEMIAGRTPFKDFKEKVNKDEVKRRTLEDEVKFEHTDFTEEAKDICRLFLAKKPENRLGSRNEDDDPRKHSFFKTINFHRLEANLIDPPFVPDPSVVYAKDVTDIADFSEIRGIEFDDKDKKFFKTFATGAVPIPWQEEIIETGLFEELNDPNRVESGGYANGGEAKSGVCLLL; from the exons ATGTGTGACATGGGGGGGCTTGACAACCTGATTGCCAACACGGCCTATCTGCAGGCAAGGAAGAGCGGAGATGGAGATACCAAGGAGATGCAAAAGAGACGTAGGAGCCTCTCACTGCCCAAGATTGATCAATGTGGAGACATTAGACAGTCCATTGCTGCTGACTATGAAAGCATCTGTGAGCAGCAGCCCATTggcaagaaattcttcagagaCTTCTTGGAGACAGTGCCAGAACATTTGGTAGCTAGGGACTTCCTGGATGAGGTGTCAAACTGGGAGCTGGCAGAAGACAATGCCAAGAGCAGTGTCATGGAGAATATGATCACCAATTTTCTTAAGGCAGGCTCCAAAAGCTATCTGGCTTACATGAGTTCTGACTTGGCCAGCAAATGCGAGGCAGCTATGGCGAAAGACTACGAGAATGTTGTACAGTTAGCCAAGGAGGAAACCAAACGCTTCCTTCAAGGCAAGCCCTTCGCGGACTTCCAGACCAGTCCCTTCTATGACAAATTTGTCCAATGGAAAGTCTTTGAGAAGCAGCCTGTAACTGATAAATATTTCTATGAGTTCCGAGTGCTGGGCAAAGGTGGCTTTGGAGAG GTTTGTGCCATCCAGGTGAAAAATACTGGCAAGATGTATGCCTGCAAGAAACTGGATAAGAAAAGGTTGAAAAAGAAAGGTGGAGAGAAGATGGCACTACTGGAGAAAGAGATCCTGGAGAAGGTCAACAGCCCTTTCATAGTCACACTAGCTTATGCCTATGAGAGCAAATCTCATCTGTGTCTCGTCATGAGCCTCATGAATGGCGGGGATTTGAAGTATCATATATACAATGTGGGGAAAAGGGGTTTGGAGATGAACAGGGTCATCTATTACTCTGCTCAGATCACCTGTGGGATTCTGCATCTCCATTCCATCAAGATTGTGTACCGGGACATGAAACCAGAGAATGTGCTCCTGGATGATAACGGTAATTGCAGACTGTCTGATCTTGGGTTGGCAGTGCAAGTCAAGGAGGGGAAAAGCATCACCCAGAGG GCGGGAACAAATGGTTATATGGCTCCAGAAatcctgaaagaagaaaattacagcTATCCCGTGGACTGGTTTGCTATGGGATGTAGTATTTATGAGATGATCGCTGGGCGAACACCATTTAAGGATTTCAAAGAAAAGGTCAATAAGGATGAGGTTAAAAGAAGAACTCTGGAAGATGAAGTGAAATTTGAACACACCGACTTTACAGAGGAAGCAAAAGATATTTGCCGGCTGTTTTTGGCCAAGAAACCAGAGAATCGTTTAGGAAGCAG AAATGAAGATGATGACCCGAGAAAACATAGTTTCTTCAAAACAATCAATTTCCACAGGCTAGAGGCAAACCTTATTGACCCTCCGTTTGTGCCAGATCCATCAGTTGTCTATGCCAAAGATGTTACAGACATTGCTGACTTCTCTGAAATACGAGGAATTGAGTTTGATGACAAAgataagaaattcttcaaaacGTTTGCGACAGGTGCTGTCCCTATACCGTGGCAGGAGGAAATTATTGAAACGGGACTGTTTGAGGAACTGAATGATCCCAACAGAGTAGAATCTGGGGGCTACGCAAACGGAGGTGAAGCTAAGTCAGgagtttgtttgttgttgtaa